A segment of the Geoglobus ahangari genome:
GGGCGTCAAAGCCCCGGCGGTGATAGTGATAGGTGGCGTTGTGGAGGTTGAAGAGAAGGTCAGGAACTTCCTCAGAAATCTGAAAGAATCCTGAACACTCCGTAAAGCTGGGCAAATTTCCTGAAGTTTTCCGCGATCCTTTCCCTTAGCGTCGCAAGCCCCTTCTCCTCAACCTCAAAGTCGAAACTGTATCTGACGTCTTTTAAAATGAGGCCGTAGGGGCTTGCGGGAGTGAGGGGGATCTGCTCACCTGACAGAACCCTCTCCACAATCTCGGGGCTCTTCTCACGCCCCGCGATCTTCAGGGCCGTGACAATCTTCCTCACCATGTTCCAGGCAAACGCGTTCCCCTCAACTGTGTAGATCAGCAGCTCTCCATCCTTTTCCACCTTTGAGACGTAGATCTCCCTCACACACGGCCTGCAGTTCTTCGCGAATCCCGAGAAGTCGTGCTTCCCCACAAGCATCCTCGCAGCCTCGTCCATCGTCTCAACATCATACCCCTCGTCGAGCATGACGTACTGGTAGAGCCTTGACACCGCGTTCCTCCTCGGATCGAAGTCATCGTCCACGACCCTGTAAGCCCAGACCGTGATGTCCTCTGGCAGGTGAGAGTTCAGAACCCTCACCATCCATGGATCGAATGTGTCCAGATCGAGGGCAAACACGTTACCCAGCGCGCTCACTCCCGCATCGGTCCTGCCGGCAGTCCTGTACCTCCTCTCCCTCGCGTTTATGCCCATCCTCTCAAACGCCCTGAACAGCTCTCCGTCAACCGTAGGCACGTGAGGTTGGTACTGGCTGCCGTGGTAGTTCCAGCCGAAGTACGCGAGCTTGAAAGCTACCCTCAGCACTCGATCCCTCCGTCGAGGATGTCCTCTATCGCCCTGACGTTCCTGTCCTGCATCGAGTAGTTGACCTTCCTGTACTCTCTGATCCTCCTTATGTCCACCTCGGCCGTGATGAGCTCCTCGGCGTTCTCGTCCCTGAACTTGGCTGGGATTCCGTCAGGGGTCGAGATCAGACTCCTCCCAACGCACTCGTCCCCGAGGAATGTGAAGCCCGCCCCACCAGCCTTGACTATGGCGTATGCGTTGTCGAACGATCTCGTGAAGTAGAGGCAGTACCTGAACTCCTGCGCCGGAAGCTCGGACTTCTTGAAGGACACAACCGGGTTCAGCACGATCTCTGCGCCCTTAAGTCCCGCGACCCTGCAGAGCTCTGGATAGAGGATGTCCGCGCATATCAGTCCAGCGAATCTCACCCCGTAGATCTCGAAGACCTCGAGCTTTCTCCCGCACTTGATGCCGAGCTCCCTCTCACTCCTCGTCGGGTGGAGCTTGTCCTGAGTGGCTATGAGCTCCCCGTCATGGTAGACGTGTAGGGTGTTGTACAGCCCGTTCTCCCTCTTTACTATCACGTTTCCGGCAACCGCCGTGGAGAGCTCCCTGCTAACGCTTTCGAGCCACTCCAAGGTCTTTCTGGACGTTGAAATCGACATGTCTCCAACGGGGTATGAGAAGTACTCGGGAAGGAGGTAAACGTCCGAGTCTGACTGAGAGATCAGCCTGACAGCACTCTCAAAGGCCTTCTCGGTTCCAACCCTGCACTGGACTGCCGAAAGTCTGAGCTTCATGGTGACTGATTGGGGAGTTACCTTAAAAATCTACCTGAGCCTCCTGTCCTTCGGCACAAAGTTCCTTATTCTCTTTCCGTTCCCCTTTCCGCAGCCGAGGTAGTAGTTCTTCCACCTCAGCACCACGTAGCCCCTCTCCTCTCTCTCCAGATCCTCGCCCCTCAGCCACCTCTCCATCTCCTCATAGCTGACCTCAACCACGTTCCTCCTCAGCTGGTCTGCAAGCAGGTAGCACCCCTCGATGGAGAGCCTTATCCCGTCCCTCTCGATCCTGCCGAAGTACACTCCGGAGTGGTACTCCTCAACGTCGAGCGAGCAGTCCCTGTAGGCGTAGATCCTGTTCTTGCCCATGACCTTCAGCCTGAAGTTGATGCTCTCAACCCCAAACTGCTCCCTCAGGGTCTCGAGAATCTCGCTCTCATTCATCGGGCTTCACCACCTTCGCAACGAAGAAACCCTCGGTGTCGTTGTCCTGCGGGTGAATCCGGAGGCACTTCCTGACTTCCTCATCGTACCTCTTCCCCCTGAACTCGGTTACCGGCTCACGTGATTTCACGGGAAGATCTATCCTCTCGAGTCTCGCATCCGTGTTGCTCAGCAGGTAGTCCACAACCTCCTCGTTCTCCTCGGGATCGAGGGTGCATGTGGAGTAGACCAGAACTCCTCCCGGCCTCAGAGCTTTGTAGGCAGCCATTATGAGGCTCTTCTGGAGCCTTGAGAGAGCCTCAACGTCCCTCTGCCTCCATAGCTTCAGGTACTTGTAGTTCTTCCTTATCATGCCCACGTTACTGCACGGGGCGTCGAGCAGAATCCTGTCGAACTTCTCCCTGAACCTGCCGAAGTACCTGCCGTCCTTCATGGTCACCCTCACGTTCACAGCCCCAAACTTCTGAAGGTTTGAGATGAGTGTGTTTATCCTCGGGTACTTCACATCGTTCGCTATTATGCACCCCGTATTCTCCATGTAGGCAGACATCTGGGTTGTTTTGGCTCCGGGTGAGGCGGCCATGTCGAGGACGAGCATCCCCGGCTCCACGTCGAGGGCAAGTGGAGGTATCATCGAGCTCGCCTCCTGCATGAAAATCAGGCCGAGGGAGAACTCGGGGGTGTTTGTGATGCCCTCACCATAAACGAAGAAGCCCTCCTCAACCCACGGTACCTGCTCAAGCTCGAAGTGAGAGGATAAGCGCTCCACAACCTCACCAACCTCTGCCTTCAGCGTGTTGACCCTGAAGCTCTGCCTCAGAGGTTTTGCCATGAACTCCAGAAACTCTCTCGAGTCGTCTATCTCCGAGTACTTGTCGAAGAACGCCCTGTTCGTATCCCTCAGCTCGTCCATCATCATCACCTCCCCACACGCGGGTAATAAACGTGACGTCAACCTTATATTTCCCGGAGTGGAAGGAAATAACATGGGGGACAACACGATTATTGCAATAGGCCTCATCATAGGCCTGCTGTTCGGAATGTCCGGCATAGCAACGCTCTTCAACTTCATGGGCATGGCGATGGAGGAGACCCAGCAGCAGCTCGCGCAGATTGGTGCAGTCTCCACGCTCGTTCTGCTGATAATAGCGATAATCCTGATAATCAAAATCCGGATAATCTCCTCCCTGATCGTCGGAGCAATAATAGGGGCTGTTCTGAACGTTCTGCTCGAGATGAACGGTATAAACATAGCGAACGACGTCTTTCAGATGATTGCAAAGGCCCTCGGCCTCTGACTTCTTTACTTTCACGTAAATATCTCGTGAACGAATATAAATTTGAACAATTTTTGATCCCGTAGCTCCTGTTACCCAGCCAGACCTTCAGAATTTTCGACGGGCTGGAAAAAGTTTTTAAAGGAGCTTTCAGCATTTGATTTAACAGTGATAACCGGGGTGAATGGATGAGAGCCGCACCAAGAAGGTTCCTGATGTTGTATCTGTCCGTGATTCTGCTGTTTCTCGCCATAAGGGCGATAGTCGTCCCGCTAACGTTTGGGGAGTTCACCGACGACTACTCCTACAGGTGGTTCAGGGGCGATGCGGTCAGAGAGGCGATGCAGCTTGAAATGAAGTTCGCGAGCAAGGAGACGTGCATGCAGTGCCATGCTGAGAAGGTCGAGTTCCTCGACAGGGGGGCTCACATGACGCTCAGCTGTGAGACGTGTCACGGCCCGAGCATGGGTCATGTAAAAGACCCGCAGAACGTGAAGGCAGACATAGATCCAACGAGAGCGTTGTGCAAGCTCTGTCACGAGTACAACCCAACGAGGCCCGAGGGCTTCCCGCAGAAGTTCACAGACGAGCACGGGTATGGGAGGGCGTGCATAGACTGCCACAACCCACACTCTCCGTGGGTCTTCAGGGGAGGTGCTCAAAATGGTGAGTAGAAGGAAGCTCCTGCTCGCAATAGCCGGAATCGCCGGACTTGCGGGAATCAGAAACGCTGTGAGAGCTCAGGAGCCTGTCGAGGGCTACGACTGGAATGCTCACCACTACGCCTTCGTTGTTGACACGAGGAAGTGCATAGGATGCGGCAGGTGCGTGAGGGCCTGCAAGATAGAGAACGAGGTTCCGAGGCTCCCGTTCTTCTTCAGAACGTGGGTCGAGAGATGGGTCTGGCTGAAGGGAGAGGAGGAGCCCAAGGTGGACTCACCAAACGGCGGGTTCAACGGCTTTCCACCGGTTTACGATGAGAGGAGCATAGCCAAGTCGTACTTCGTTCCAAAGCTCTGCAACCACTGTGACAGGCCGCCCTGCGTTCAGGTGTGTCCCGTTGGAGCGACATACAAGACGAGGGACGGGGTCGTGCTGGTGGACGAGAAGTACTGCATAGGGTGCAGGTACTGCATTCAGGCCTGTCCGTACGGCGCGAGGTACCTCTACCCGAGGGACGGGCCGAGGGAGAGCAGGAGGAACACGGCAGACAAGTGCACGTGGTGCTACCACAGAATAACGAGGGGATACAAGCCTGCGTGCGTTGAGGTCTGCCCCACGCAGGCAAGAAGGTTCGGAGACCTCAAGGATCCGGAGGACGAGATCCACAGGATCCTCGAGGAGAACAAGATTCAGGTTCTGAAGCCTGAGATGGGCACGAAGCCCAAGGTCTTCTACATAGGCCTTGACTCGGAGGTGAGGTGAATGAGCGAGATTCTGTGGGAGGCTCTGCAGCACGTTCAGGGCTACATCTACCCCAACGAGGTTGAAGTGAACTGGAGCGTTCTGATCGCCCTGTACCCATACATCACAGGCCTTGTGGCCGGAGCGTTCATAGTCGCCTCGCTTGAGAGAATATTCAAGGTCGAGGCCGTGAAGCCAACTTACAGGCTTGCCCTGCTCACAGCCCTCGCGTTCCTGCTGTGTGCTCCACTACCACTCGTCGCCCACCTCGGGCATCCCGAGAGGGCTCTGGAGATAATGATGACGCCTCACCTCACCTCGGCCATGGCAGGCTTTGGGTTCGTCTACGCATGGTACCTGATGGCCGTGCTGCTGATAGAGCTGTACTTCGACTACAGAAGAGACATAGTCATGTGGGCTCAGGAGAAGACGGGACTGAAGGGAATGATCTACAGAATCCTCACCCTCGGCGACTATAACATAAGCGAGAAAGCTGTCAGGTCTGACAACAAGATCGTGAACATCGTCACGGTCATAGGCCTCCCATCAGCCGCATTCCTGCACGGATATGTTGGATTCATATTCGGCAGCGTGAAGGCGAACCCGTGGTGGAACTCACCGCTGATGCCCATAATCTTCCTGTTCTCGGCGATGGTCTCGGGAATAGCGCTCGTCCTGCTGATATACATAGTCAGCAGCTACATAAGAGGGGTTGAGCTTGACAGAGCATGCACGGACACGCTCGCCAACTACCTGCTCTACTCCTACCTGCTCGACCTGAGCCTTGAGTTCATGGAGCTCGCACACCTGTTCTACACGCAGGAAGAAGGGATAGACGCGATAAGGTACCTGATCTCGGAGAAGATATTCTGGACGTTCGTGGTCATACAGATATTCCTGGGAACGCTCGTGCCAATATTCCTGCTGCTGTTCGCGAGAACCGGGCTTGTGAGGTTCAGCATCAGGAAGTACATCTACATATTCGCCACAGTGCTCACGCTGATAGGCGTGTTTGCGATGAGGTGGAACGTGGTCATAGGCGGGCAGATCCTGTCCAAGACCTACATGGGATACACCACGTACATAATGCCGCTCTTTGGCCCAGAGAGCGTGCTGCTTGCAGTTGGAATCTGGATACTGCCGTTCATCATACTTGCGGTGCTCATAAAGCTGCTACCACCATGGGAGCACCCGCACGAGTGGGAGAGGGCAGAGCTCGAGTAAATCCTACCTTTTTTATTTTTTCCCGGAACAAAGTCGAATCCTATCGTCTCGAAAAAGCGGGCCTTTGCTGGGGAGACGTGCTTTCCGAACAGCCTGAACAACTCGCCCTTCCCGAGAGAGCCAACAAACTTCATTATTTGTAATTACAGAAACGAAAGTATATATCGTTTTGGCCACATCTAAAGCAGAATTAACGGCGAAGAAGGTAGGTGCGGCCTCATTTTCAGCGTTAAACGCAAATTTGCTGAGGAATATCGGCTAAAACCTCTAAGAGAAAATCCATTGAAGTGTGCCGAGCGTTCATCGGTTTTCGTTTTCAGATACAAACCGCATCAGAATCGCAAAATTTTTATTAATTCACCTGAGAGGTGGGCTATGAATTTCAAGTCACTACCGCTGATAGCACTGCTCATAATCTCCGGAATTCTCATCGCAGTTGAGGGCTACAACACCTACAAGTTCGTAGAGGACGATCCCCGCTTCTGCAAAACCTGTCACCTTATGGAGGAAGCATGGTACAAGTGGAACGAGAGCCCTCACAGGGAGATAACCTGCCACGAGTGCCACAAGGCAAACATGGAGGACAACATGAGGCTGCTGGTGACGTACTTCACCCTGAGGCCGGAGGAAGTCTCGGATGACGTCCACGTGGTCATACCCAACGAGAGGTGCGAGCACTGCCACTTCACAAAGAGCGAGAAGTGGCCATACGTTGCCGAGACCGCTGGGCATAAATTCCACCTCGAGAACGCCCACGCGAACTGCATAGACTGCCACGGAGGGAGGGTTCACAGGTTCGTTCCCGACAGGAATGAATGTCTGAACTGCCACAGCGACAAGGTGATCAAGGTCAAGCAGATGAACTTCCACTGCACGAACTGCCACAACTTCCTCGCAGACGTCAAGGTGAACGGAGAGGACATCCTGCCGAAGCCGCAGGACTGCAGGAAGTGCCACAGCGACAGGAACATAATCCTCTCAATGCCCGAAGGAGCCCACGCGAACAGCAACTGCGACATGTGCCACCAGCCGCACATAACGGAGGAGCCGTTCTCCTGCCAGACGTGCCACAGCCTGCCGGACAAGCCGATCCACCAGAATCATGCTGACAAGGACTGCAAGTCGTGCCACGTGCCGCACCAGCAGATAGACATCAGGCCAACGTGCGAGAGCTGCCACACCGACAGGGTTGACCACTATCCGACGCTCAGCTGTACGGTCTGCCACAAGTGAAACTCGGAAAGCTTAAATAACTCCTCAATTTTTTAGAGATTATGAAGTTCGGCAGGCTTGACCTCAAGAACCTCATACTCATGCTGATATTTGCCGGACTCGTCGTGGGCGGGTTGCAGATAGCCGGAATGTGGGTATGGGTCATGAGCTCGGGCGCAATACCGGCGTACGAGGGCGGAGTGCACGTGATGATCGCTCTCATAGGTGCACTCTTTGCGATAAACGGGCTGCTGAAGATACTCGCGACCCTCAAGACCAAGTTCGCCTAAAGAACGTGCCCGTATTTACCCACAACCTCGTAACCGTTTTTCACCTTTCCCGTTATGTTCAGAAACGCTATTCTCGTCCCGTAAACTCCCGTGGATCCGACCGTAACGACCATCCCGTCCTGCTCTGCCTTCAGGACCTTGTAAGGCTCGTGGCTTCTGATGACAGTCCTCACGCCAATGTCGTCGAGGAACCTGCGTGTTGCCAGCCTGCCGAAGAAGAAACCGAGCCCCCTCTCGTAGTTGTGATCGCATCCATCCTTTTCCCACGGGTCGTTCCACAGCATCTCCACCATGGCCGCCTCTCTTCTCAAATCGGACAGCGACACACCCTCGTCCAGAATTCTGCAGGCCTTAGTGTAAACCCCGCCGTGAACGAGGAAGAGCTCGTTGACCACCGCACACACTGGCAGCGAGTCCCAGAGCCTTCTCAGAGCGAGGTATACCTCACCGTCATGTCCGCCCTCCTCGAGCCTGTAGGGGAGGTCGTGGGGGTGCACGTCCTGAGTCTCGTGGTTCCCCCTGAGGAGTATGAACTCGCCGGAGATGTAACCCTCAAGGATCGTCCTGTAAACGTCTGCCGGTCTGTCGCCGCGATCCGCATAGTCACCGAGAAATATCACCGGCCTGACGGCCCTCCTCAGGATCAGATTTAAGGCTGTGAGATCCGCGTGAATGTCGCCGACCACGCTGAACCTGTCAGGGGACAGCTCGAGAACCTTAGGATACCTGACCTCCAGAGCCTGCTCGATTAGCTCGAGCATAGCTAATGTCTGAAAAGCGAGTATATATCCCTTCACATCAGATGAAGTACGTGAAGGCAAGATAGCTCATCAGCGTCAGAATGAACGCGTGCTTCAGCCCGCCGCTCACCCTCATCTCAGATATCGTTCCCGCGATGATTCCGGAAAGGAACGAGACGAGGTAGACTGTCTTCATGAACGTCTCCCTGATCAGCTCCACGTCGAAGGTCGCAGAGATGCCCATGACGCTGACGTTCATCCCGGAGAAGACGACCAGAAACCTCGAGATGAGGAGGTAGCTGACGAACAGGAAGACTCCAACGGACATGTACACTATGGCGAGGTACGGCATCAGGCTGGACTTCAGCCTCTTCCTGAAGTTCAGCTCGGCCTCAACATACCTCGACACCGTCGTGAACGCGTCCTTTATGCTCGTGTTCGTTTCGAGCGCCTTAACCGCGATGGGTATTGCCTTCGCGAATATCTCGCTCCTTATTCTGTATGACAGCCTCGCTATGGATCTTGTCAGTGGCAGGCCGAGCTCTATGTACCTGCTGATGTTCCTGAACTCCCTTGAGAGGACGTCCGTTCCGGACTTCGATACCAGCCTGACGCCCTCGAATATCGACACTCCGGACTCGTTCAGCATCGCGAACTCGCTGAAGAACTCAGGAAGCTTTTCCTCCGCGCTCCTTATGATCCTGTGCTTCACCTCCACTATCGCAACGAGGGCCAGAAACACGACGAAGGCTGGGATTGCGTAGTCTTCAGGTCTCAGGTAGCCATACCTCGTCAGGGCGAAAATTACCACCGCAGAAAAGATGAGGACGTGCGCAGCCGCTATTCTCAGATCCATGTAGGCGATCGGCGTCGTGTAGGGGTGAGTGAGGAGCCTGAAAACCGATGACAGCGCCTTCTTCACCCTCCTGAACTTGTAGCGCCTCACGGGTTTGTCGTAGATGCAAACATGGGTTCCGTGAACCTCCTCTCTGACCCTCCTTATCTCCGCCTTCGGAAACGGGAGGGTGGACTTGGCCAGCATTATTATGAAGGCTGACGCCAGTGGGAGGGTAACGTACATGAGGTACACGTACCCGTCCATCACATTGCCTGACACAAACTTTGAGACGACGAGGACTATAAGCAGCAGCATCGGGAACATCATGAAGATTGAGATGTAGATCTCGAAGAGGATTTCCATGAAGCTCGTCGCCTCGCTGAAGGTTATCTCCTGCTCCTCCTCGTACTCCTCCGACTTCGATTTGAGGTAGGATGAAAAGCTGCCACCACCCTGAAGCACTACTATCAGGCTGTCGAGGAATGCGGAGAGCCTCCTGCTCGGAGTCGTATCCCTGACGTACCTGAGGCTGGTGAATATGTCCTTCCTGAAAACCTCGAAGTTCTTCAGCACCTCCCTGAACTCCACGCTCAGCTCCCCAAAGAG
Coding sequences within it:
- the truA gene encoding tRNA pseudouridine(38-40) synthase TruA — protein: MLRVAFKLAYFGWNYHGSQYQPHVPTVDGELFRAFERMGINARERRYRTAGRTDAGVSALGNVFALDLDTFDPWMVRVLNSHLPEDITVWAYRVVDDDFDPRRNAVSRLYQYVMLDEGYDVETMDEAARMLVGKHDFSGFAKNCRPCVREIYVSKVEKDGELLIYTVEGNAFAWNMVRKIVTALKIAGREKSPEIVERVLSGEQIPLTPASPYGLILKDVRYSFDFEVEEKGLATLRERIAENFRKFAQLYGVFRILSDF
- a CDS encoding type II secretion system F family protein, with amino-acid sequence MYAPGFLKRRYSRKYLKNREKYEELEKALRSSRLPLTVYELLASSSFYSLLTFVLTTLLFSLVLAFPLHDVSTAFVNLVLDRLSGVSFYADRLSSFLTPDAAGKLRLYMLEYYFLLSVIPGYVAYRLVKYLILSYPFFVRDRRKGEIDLYVPHAINMMYGMAVGGLSPVEIMREISKLEHLFGELSVEFREVLKNFEVFRKDIFTSLRYVRDTTPSRRLSAFLDSLIVVLQGGGSFSSYLKSKSEEYEEEQEITFSEATSFMEILFEIYISIFMMFPMLLLIVLVVSKFVSGNVMDGYVYLMYVTLPLASAFIIMLAKSTLPFPKAEIRRVREEVHGTHVCIYDKPVRRYKFRRVKKALSSVFRLLTHPYTTPIAYMDLRIAAAHVLIFSAVVIFALTRYGYLRPEDYAIPAFVVFLALVAIVEVKHRIIRSAEEKLPEFFSEFAMLNESGVSIFEGVRLVSKSGTDVLSREFRNISRYIELGLPLTRSIARLSYRIRSEIFAKAIPIAVKALETNTSIKDAFTTVSRYVEAELNFRKRLKSSLMPYLAIVYMSVGVFLFVSYLLISRFLVVFSGMNVSVMGISATFDVELIRETFMKTVYLVSFLSGIIAGTISEMRVSGGLKHAFILTLMSYLAFTYFI
- a CDS encoding methyltransferase RsmF C-terminal domain-like protein: MNESEILETLREQFGVESINFRLKVMGKNRIYAYRDCSLDVEEYHSGVYFGRIERDGIRLSIEGCYLLADQLRRNVVEVSYEEMERWLRGEDLEREERGYVVLRWKNYYLGCGKGNGKRIRNFVPKDRRLR
- a CDS encoding 4Fe-4S dicluster domain-containing protein, which gives rise to MVSRRKLLLAIAGIAGLAGIRNAVRAQEPVEGYDWNAHHYAFVVDTRKCIGCGRCVRACKIENEVPRLPFFFRTWVERWVWLKGEEEPKVDSPNGGFNGFPPVYDERSIAKSYFVPKLCNHCDRPPCVQVCPVGATYKTRDGVVLVDEKYCIGCRYCIQACPYGARYLYPRDGPRESRRNTADKCTWCYHRITRGYKPACVEVCPTQARRFGDLKDPEDEIHRILEENKIQVLKPEMGTKPKVFYIGLDSEVR
- the nrfD gene encoding NrfD/PsrC family molybdoenzyme membrane anchor subunit, with product MSEILWEALQHVQGYIYPNEVEVNWSVLIALYPYITGLVAGAFIVASLERIFKVEAVKPTYRLALLTALAFLLCAPLPLVAHLGHPERALEIMMTPHLTSAMAGFGFVYAWYLMAVLLIELYFDYRRDIVMWAQEKTGLKGMIYRILTLGDYNISEKAVRSDNKIVNIVTVIGLPSAAFLHGYVGFIFGSVKANPWWNSPLMPIIFLFSAMVSGIALVLLIYIVSSYIRGVELDRACTDTLANYLLYSYLLDLSLEFMELAHLFYTQEEGIDAIRYLISEKIFWTFVVIQIFLGTLVPIFLLLFARTGLVRFSIRKYIYIFATVLTLIGVFAMRWNVVIGGQILSKTYMGYTTYIMPLFGPESVLLAVGIWILPFIILAVLIKLLPPWEHPHEWERAELE
- a CDS encoding metallophosphoesterase family protein — its product is MLELIEQALEVRYPKVLELSPDRFSVVGDIHADLTALNLILRRAVRPVIFLGDYADRGDRPADVYRTILEGYISGEFILLRGNHETQDVHPHDLPYRLEEGGHDGEVYLALRRLWDSLPVCAVVNELFLVHGGVYTKACRILDEGVSLSDLRREAAMVEMLWNDPWEKDGCDHNYERGLGFFFGRLATRRFLDDIGVRTVIRSHEPYKVLKAEQDGMVVTVGSTGVYGTRIAFLNITGKVKNGYEVVGKYGHVL
- a CDS encoding cytochrome c3 family protein yields the protein MNFKSLPLIALLIISGILIAVEGYNTYKFVEDDPRFCKTCHLMEEAWYKWNESPHREITCHECHKANMEDNMRLLVTYFTLRPEEVSDDVHVVIPNERCEHCHFTKSEKWPYVAETAGHKFHLENAHANCIDCHGGRVHRFVPDRNECLNCHSDKVIKVKQMNFHCTNCHNFLADVKVNGEDILPKPQDCRKCHSDRNIILSMPEGAHANSNCDMCHQPHITEEPFSCQTCHSLPDKPIHQNHADKDCKSCHVPHQQIDIRPTCESCHTDRVDHYPTLSCTVCHK
- a CDS encoding carbon-nitrogen hydrolase family protein gives rise to the protein MKLRLSAVQCRVGTEKAFESAVRLISQSDSDVYLLPEYFSYPVGDMSISTSRKTLEWLESVSRELSTAVAGNVIVKRENGLYNTLHVYHDGELIATQDKLHPTRSERELGIKCGRKLEVFEIYGVRFAGLICADILYPELCRVAGLKGAEIVLNPVVSFKKSELPAQEFRYCLYFTRSFDNAYAIVKAGGAGFTFLGDECVGRSLISTPDGIPAKFRDENAEELITAEVDIRRIREYRKVNYSMQDRNVRAIEDILDGGIEC
- a CDS encoding multiheme c-type cytochrome, which produces MRAAPRRFLMLYLSVILLFLAIRAIVVPLTFGEFTDDYSYRWFRGDAVREAMQLEMKFASKETCMQCHAEKVEFLDRGAHMTLSCETCHGPSMGHVKDPQNVKADIDPTRALCKLCHEYNPTRPEGFPQKFTDEHGYGRACIDCHNPHSPWVFRGGAQNGE
- a CDS encoding NOL1/NOP2/sun family putative RNA methylase, with the translated sequence MDELRDTNRAFFDKYSEIDDSREFLEFMAKPLRQSFRVNTLKAEVGEVVERLSSHFELEQVPWVEEGFFVYGEGITNTPEFSLGLIFMQEASSMIPPLALDVEPGMLVLDMAASPGAKTTQMSAYMENTGCIIANDVKYPRINTLISNLQKFGAVNVRVTMKDGRYFGRFREKFDRILLDAPCSNVGMIRKNYKYLKLWRQRDVEALSRLQKSLIMAAYKALRPGGVLVYSTCTLDPEENEEVVDYLLSNTDARLERIDLPVKSREPVTEFRGKRYDEEVRKCLRIHPQDNDTEGFFVAKVVKPDE